In one Rhodohalobacter sp. 614A genomic region, the following are encoded:
- a CDS encoding NADH-quinone oxidoreductase subunit C, which produces MSLNLSEYLQKTVDDLSGNFADKLIHVYQSSGDTFIVIQADALLEICKYLKENLHYIYLSDVFGIDRYTSEERFEVVYNLLSFKHHQRVFIKVRCEEENPEVDSVSKIWKAANWFEREVYDMFGVFFRNHPDLRRIYMPEDFEYYPLRKEFPLLGIPGSIPLPSTTPDTD; this is translated from the coding sequence ATGAGCCTAAACCTGTCTGAATATCTTCAAAAAACAGTCGATGATTTATCCGGCAATTTCGCTGATAAACTCATCCATGTTTACCAATCTTCCGGTGATACTTTTATCGTTATTCAGGCCGATGCCCTTCTTGAGATCTGCAAATATCTGAAAGAAAATCTGCATTATATCTATTTAAGTGATGTTTTCGGAATTGACCGATATACATCTGAGGAGCGTTTTGAAGTGGTTTATAATCTATTGTCCTTCAAACATCACCAAAGAGTTTTTATAAAAGTACGATGTGAAGAAGAAAATCCTGAAGTCGATTCCGTCTCGAAAATCTGGAAAGCCGCCAACTGGTTTGAACGGGAAGTGTACGACATGTTTGGCGTCTTTTTCAGAAATCATCCCGACCTCAGAAGAATTTATATGCCGGAAGATTTTGAATACTATCCGCTGCGGAAAGAATTTCCTCTTTTGGGAATTCCCGGCTCTATTCCATTGCCAAGTACAACTCCCGATACTGATTAA
- a CDS encoding NADH-quinone oxidoreductase subunit A, whose translation MFEQYIPIFVLLGVAFVLALMLMSLSRLLGPFRPNTTKLKPYESGMDPVGQAKDRYSIAFYLVAMEFIVFDLEVVFIYPWAVRFMELDAGTFVAMTIFIVILFVGLIYTLKKGTLDWDVKNIKYKALKK comes from the coding sequence ATGTTTGAGCAATACATTCCAATTTTTGTCCTCCTTGGAGTTGCTTTTGTACTGGCACTCATGCTCATGTCTCTCTCTCGCCTTTTGGGCCCGTTTCGCCCCAACACCACAAAGTTAAAACCCTATGAAAGCGGCATGGATCCTGTAGGTCAGGCTAAAGACCGCTACTCAATTGCGTTCTACCTGGTGGCCATGGAATTCATTGTTTTCGATCTTGAAGTGGTCTTTATTTATCCCTGGGCCGTTCGATTCATGGAACTCGATGCAGGAACTTTTGTGGCCATGACGATATTTATTGTAATACTGTTTGTCGGTTTGATTTATACGCTGAAGAAAGGAACACTGGACTGGGATGTAAAAAACATTAAATATAAGGCTCTGAAAAAGTAA
- a CDS encoding NADH-quinone oxidoreductase subunit B — protein sequence MGIESALGKGFLTTRMDTLVKWARANAAWPMPMGLACCAIEMMAFAGPRYDAARFGSEVMRFSPRQADVMIVAGWCSYKMSHAIRRIWDQMPDPKWCIAMGACASTGGMHRCYGVVQGCDNFLPVDAYISGCPPRPDAVLHALMKIQDKIKKEHSITLDT from the coding sequence ATGGGAATTGAAAGCGCACTTGGAAAAGGTTTTTTGACAACTCGCATGGATACGCTTGTCAAATGGGCACGAGCAAATGCGGCCTGGCCAATGCCGATGGGCCTGGCATGTTGTGCCATTGAGATGATGGCTTTCGCCGGACCGCGTTATGACGCCGCCCGGTTTGGATCTGAAGTCATGCGTTTTTCTCCGCGCCAGGCCGATGTAATGATTGTAGCCGGCTGGTGCAGCTATAAAATGTCACACGCTATCCGCCGAATCTGGGACCAAATGCCCGATCCAAAATGGTGTATTGCCATGGGAGCTTGTGCTTCTACAGGCGGAATGCACCGCTGTTATGGTGTAGTGCAGGGCTGTGATAATTTCCTGCCGGTTGATGCGTACATCTCCGGTTGTCCGCCGCGGCCCGATGCCGTTCTTCATGCATTAATGAAAATTCAGGACAAAATTAAAAAAGAACATTCCATAACACTTGACACCTGA